The genomic stretch AAAGACGATTTCCATCAGGGCTATCGCAACCGCTTCAACGCCATCCCCTGGGACGTGCCGTACCGTCCGCCGCTGGACCACCCGAAACCCAAAGTCCTCGGTTCGCAAAGCGCCGTGGTCACCGGCCCCGAAGGCGAAGAAATCTTCTGCGACCAGTACGGCCGGGTGAAGGTGCAGTTCTTCTGGGACCGCGAAGGCCAGCACGACGACAAGACCACCTGCTGGATGCGCGTGGCCTCCAGCTGGGCGGCTGAAACCTTTGGCTCGATCAACATTCCGCGGGTCGGCATGGAAGTGCTGATCACCTTCCTCGAAGGCGATCCCGACCAGCCGCTGATCACCGGTTGCCTGTACCACGGCGCCAACCTGCCGCCGTACAAACTGCCGGACTTCAAGACCCTGGCCACGGTCAAGAGCAAGGAATACAAGGGCAGCCGCGCCAACGAACTGCGCATCGACGACACCACCAGCGAGATCAGCATCGCGCTGCGCAGTGACCACGGCGCGAGTGCGATCAACCTTGGTTACCTGACCCACCCGCGCCCAAGCGGCGGCCAGCCGCGCGGCGAAGGTTTCGAGTTGCGCACCGACCGCCACGGCGCCGTGCGCGCCGGTGCCGGCCTGCTGATCACCACCGAGCCGCGCCCGAACGAATCGAAGCACCACAAGGACCTGCCGGAAACCGCCGAACGCCTGGCCACGGCCAGCGATCAACAGGATGGTTTCGCCACGCAGGCCAAAGAGCTGCAAGCCCAGGAAGCGGGCGACCAGGACGACGTGGCCAAGGCCTTGCACGCGCAGCATCAAGGCGTACTCGGCTCGGGTCCGGCAAACCTCACCGCCAACGAATTCCCCGAGTTCACCGAGCCGCATCTGGTGCTCGCCAGTCCGGCCGGTATCGCCCTGACCACACCGCGCTCCAGCCACATCGCCACCGGCGAACACCTGGCGCTGAGCAGCACCGGGCACACCAGTTTTTCCATCGGCAAACGCCTGCTGGCCAGTGCCAGCCGTGGCATGCGCCTGTTCGTGCAGAGCATGGGCTGGCGGCTGGTGGCGGCCTCCGGCGACATCGACGTCAAGGCACTCAAGGACAGCATCAACCTGCTGGCCAAGCTCAACATCACCGCCAACGCCGACCGCATCACCATCACCGCCAAGACCGAACTGGTGATCCAGGGCGGCGGCAGCGCCACCACCTACAACGCCGGCGGCATCACCCACGCCACCAGCGGCCCGTACACCGCGCATGCGGCGAACTTCGCCTACACCGGGGCGAAATCCTTGGCGGGCGTGTTCCCGGAACCGCCGAAACCGGGCAAGGGCAATCTCGAATTGTTCAACCAGTACGCCGGGCGTCAGGGCATCAAGGAAGGCGACTACGAAGTCATCGATGCGCTGGGCAAAAGCATCAAGGGCAAGCTCGACGGCAAGGGCTTCGCCAGCGTCGCCGGCGCCGCACC from Pseudomonas allokribbensis encodes the following:
- a CDS encoding type VI secretion system tip protein VgrG — encoded protein: MFSPANQAHFNLTIDGADSDFQVLSFTGREALNTPFEFELELVSEKASINLESLLHKLAFLQLSPSGTGIHGLIYSIAQGEAGKRLTRYKISLRPQLSYLAHRFNQRIFQQMTVQQIISQVLEEHGILASDYHFQLSAIYPERVYCTQYDESDLHFVQRLCEEEGIHYHFQHTASGHKLTFGDDQTVFPKLAPVAYQQDSGLVADKPVVKRFGLRLATRTSRTTRRDYDFVKPKIELESDAKSSAQPDLEDYDYPGRFVDRERGKHLANRNLERHRSDYRLAEGNSDQPILVTGHFLALTDHANPTWNDLWLLTDIFHEGKQPQVLEESVTSDTTDNKDDFHQGYRNRFNAIPWDVPYRPPLDHPKPKVLGSQSAVVTGPEGEEIFCDQYGRVKVQFFWDREGQHDDKTTCWMRVASSWAAETFGSINIPRVGMEVLITFLEGDPDQPLITGCLYHGANLPPYKLPDFKTLATVKSKEYKGSRANELRIDDTTSEISIALRSDHGASAINLGYLTHPRPSGGQPRGEGFELRTDRHGAVRAGAGLLITTEPRPNESKHHKDLPETAERLATASDQQDGFATQAKELQAQEAGDQDDVAKALHAQHQGVLGSGPANLTANEFPEFTEPHLVLASPAGIALTTPRSSHIATGEHLALSSTGHTSFSIGKRLLASASRGMRLFVQSMGWRLVAASGDIDVKALKDSINLLAKLNITANADRITITAKTELVIQGGGSATTYNAGGITHATSGPYTAHAANFAYTGAKSLAGVFPEPPKPGKGNLELFNQYAGRQGIKEGDYEVIDALGKSIKGKLDGKGFASVAGAAPGPARVLFGKDPADTWSEGSYIGKPEWPLNPPGAEDIPSQVQAMVAQALPSKNWDLLEKGKELAQTGMGAMQTAQGAMQTAQQVKGAVQGGAAGLPKLASAAMPSASGLLGAASKAGKLPSLPAPALPKSSLKTPGLIASEMLS